From the Leptospira inadai serovar Lyme str. 10 genome, the window AAAAGTTTCCGAATGTGGATTCTAAACTTTCGCTGGAGGTAAGTAGTTTTCACCTCCTCCTTTTACCGCCTGCAGTCGCCGTCATGCAGAGTCGCAGACCTGGAGAAGTCGTCGCAAAAACCTTAGGTTCCTATAGGATCGCGAATCGTGAAATTTTAGTCGAATTTGATTTTCAAACCGATGACCCGGATGAGTGCGCCACTAATTGTAAAGACCAAAGCTATCGGGCAAACTTCGACTCGATTGAGGAAGACCCTTATAAATCCTGTCTCGTGTCCTGTCGTAAGAACACCGAGTTTCGTTACGGAAAAGACAAGTTCAGAGTACCGCTTGTATTTAGAATTTTTAAGGACGAATCTTCTACGATTCGAATTGACGGCTTAAGTTATCGCGACCCGCATCCGATCGCGGGAAAGATGGCGTATATATTTCCGCATTATTTTGCCGGAGATCCGATAGGATGCGCTCCGTCTGGAATTTCTTGGGACTAAATCGTTATATATTCAAAAGAGAACGAGGATTTTCAGTTCGGGGAAATTTTCGGAAATTCCGAACTTAACTCAATATCATGCAAATCTAATTGAGATTTTAATTGTGCGATTTTTCTATATTCTTCTCCTTTTTCCGGATCGATAAGAATTATTTCCAGTAGCTCCTTCTTACCTTTTGCATCCAAATTACCGGAAAGATAAGATGCGAGTAAATCCTCGAAACTTTCTATCTTTCCGGTAATTTTATTCGTCATATCGATTCGATCCCTTTTTCCTCGAGAAAGCTCCTCAAAATTCTGAATGCACTTAACAATCTGCGACTAACAGTTCTTTCAGAAATTTTTAATGCTTCTGCGGTTTCTCTAAGAGTCTTTTTTTCTAATTCTTTTAATAATATTATACTCTTTTCCGGTTCGGGAAGACGAGAAATTCCTTCTTTCAAAAAGGAATTTAAATTTTTTTTCTCAATTCCTGATGGATCCTTATCATTTCCGGCGGAAAGCTCAGGAAAATTATCTATATTGATAGATACGTTGTTCGATTCTTTCTTAGAGCGATTGAAAAGTTTAAAGTAGAGATTCTTGCCGATGGTGCAGGACCAAGAGGAAAAGCTACCTCTTGAAGGATCGAATCTATACATGACCTCGTAAGCCTTGAGGAAGGTTTCTTGCGTTAGATCTTCTGCTATTTCGGGATTACCTGAAAGCTTCAGAAGGAAATGGTAAACGGTATTCCTTGAAGATTCATAATATTTCGAAAATTCCTGTTGAGAAAGGCCTTCCATTTTTCTCTAAATACGGCAAAATCCAAGATTCTGGCTAACTTTTACAAGAATCATAGTGGACGGAAGCATAAATTGACTCGATTTTTCTCAGCTTACAAATGTCTGAGAAGAAAATTTAGATTTGGAGAAACTTCGCCGCTTATATCTTTCTTTTTATATCCCTTTTGGGCTAAGTCAAATGACTCCGCCGAAAGAAATCCCCTGTTCATGAATAAAAAGAGGAATTTGAAATAGTATGCAAATTGCGGAAAGGAAATTTGTTATTAACTCTGAATGGATAAAACTCTTTTTCATCAGGACAGAATCGTCTCGAATCCTTCCATTTGCGGCGGAAAGCCTATAATAAAAGGAACTTCGATACGTGTTTTAGAAGTACTGGATATGGTTTTTCTTGGATTCGGTCTGCAGGAAATCTTAGGTGAATATCCGCAACTCTTCGAAGAGGATGTTAGAGCCTGTCTACAATACGCGTCGAAAAGGTTACATTCTCCTCTTTTAGAAAAAGCTCTTAGTCAAGGTTGGGTCGGTAATCGGGAGCAACCCTATCAAATATGTAATGAGTAATTTTTTATTTTCTCTCACCAAGAATCGGACCGCCGATCTTTTGCATCATTCGTTCTTTTGTAAGAATTAAATCTTCACGATTATCAGCCGCCATTTCCGCCGGACCATCTAAATAAATTGCACCCTTGGGACAGGCCTCTTCGCATAAGCCGCAAAAAATACAACGGAGAAGATCGATTTCGAATTTCTTTGCAAATTTATCTTCCGGATGTAGATGTTGGATCTCGGGAGTAACTAGCCCGGCTTCGATATGAATCGCATCCGCAGGGCAAATCCACATGCAGCAAAAACAACTAGTGCATCTCTCTCTCCCTTGCTCGTCACGTTTCATAGTATGCATGCCGCGAAAGCGCGTGGAATATTTTCTTCTTTTTTCCGGAAACTCGAGAGTCACCGCGCCTTTAAGAAAAGCCGCTTTGATAAAATGTTTTAAAGTGATCCACAAACCTTTTCCGATGGAATACGAATAAAGTTTTTGATACCAAGCCAATTTATGCTTCGCTGCTACGTTTACGACATTAACGGTCCCCAATTGCAGCCTCCTTTTGCCCTGAACGCAATTCGACAACACGAGCGACTAACTCGGAAAAAAATTCTCCGGAAGAAAGCAATCCCTTAGGAGGTTCCATCGACTTATTAAAGGTTTGGCTCCAGCCTTTCTTATTCGTAAAACTACCGGTCTGCTCGGCGAATGTCTTGATCGGAATTCCAAAATTCGCGTGCGAAATTCCCTCGCTTAGATTCGTTTCTAAAACGATCAGCGTTTTCGGTTTTACTCGACCCAATACATCCGAAACATTTTCCTTGATCAAGAAGACGACATCGTATTCCCCCTTTGAGATCGAAGAAAGCAGGGATTCAAGGCCGGATGCCGAAATAAAATCCGCATCGACGGCTCCCTTCGTATTAGGATGAGCATCCGTCGTGTATTGAAAGTCGATTTGCTCAGGATCCTTATATTGAGCGGCGGAGACCCGAGCTTCCGTCGCAATCGGTATCCCGACTTTTTCCAAAGATTTCTTGATCGATTGAAGGTTCTGATCGGATTCGTGAGCTCCACCCAGGATTGCAACTCCACTTGCTTGAGAAACTTTCAGCGCGATCGTATCCAACACTTGGGCACTAGTACTCGGATTTCCATCCATATAGTAGGCGAATAGGCGGTTATGATTCAGCCAATCGACGTCAAAGCGTCCTTTATCGCAGAGGAAATATTGATCCTTTTCCTC encodes:
- a CDS encoding RNA polymerase sigma factor, giving the protein MEGLSQQEFSKYYESSRNTVYHFLLKLSGNPEIAEDLTQETFLKAYEVMYRFDPSRGSFSSWSCTIGKNLYFKLFNRSKKESNNVSINIDNFPELSAGNDKDPSGIEKKNLNSFLKEGISRLPEPEKSIILLKELEKKTLRETAEALKISERTVSRRLLSAFRILRSFLEEKGIESI
- a CDS encoding DUF433 domain-containing protein encodes the protein MDKTLFHQDRIVSNPSICGGKPIIKGTSIRVLEVLDMVFLGFGLQEILGEYPQLFEEDVRACLQYASKRLHSPLLEKALSQGWVGNREQPYQICNE
- a CDS encoding NuoI/complex I 23 kDa subunit family protein, with the translated sequence MGTVNVVNVAAKHKLAWYQKLYSYSIGKGLWITLKHFIKAAFLKGAVTLEFPEKRRKYSTRFRGMHTMKRDEQGRERCTSCFCCMWICPADAIHIEAGLVTPEIQHLHPEDKFAKKFEIDLLRCIFCGLCEEACPKGAIYLDGPAEMAADNREDLILTKERMMQKIGGPILGERK